The following coding sequences lie in one Arthrobacter sp. PGP41 genomic window:
- a CDS encoding uroporphyrinogen-III synthase gives MTALAPAEAPQVEQRAGEAPDTAESPLEGFRIGVTSDRRSSDLIEALERRGADVLHAPALKIAPVQEDMRLIEDTKAIIAARPDLCIATTAYGMRRWCEAADSFGIGEQLLDTLGACRMFVRGPKARGAVRAAGLADVGISSDETTATLVDMLLNEGVRGKTVAVQLHGYTDVRQLERLRMSGATVLTVTPYRWVKPDGEDRLPRLIEAACSGNLDVLTFTSAPAVDALWSTAHEMGVYKQLIESLKTNVTTAVVGPVTAQPLLDAGVTPLIPERFRMGALIRLVCEHLALNHVRRLDTRSGNIELRGRSLRINGQVVELAPAPLLLLRALLGAGGAVLSRESLSDLLELRGSVHALDMTVSRLRSSLPDGRLVETVVKRGYRIRV, from the coding sequence ATGACTGCACTTGCACCGGCCGAAGCACCGCAGGTCGAACAAAGGGCTGGCGAAGCACCGGACACCGCCGAGTCGCCCCTGGAGGGCTTCCGCATCGGCGTGACCTCGGATCGCCGCTCCAGCGACCTCATTGAGGCCCTGGAGCGCCGCGGCGCCGACGTGCTGCACGCCCCCGCGCTGAAGATCGCCCCCGTGCAGGAGGACATGCGCCTCATCGAGGACACCAAGGCCATCATCGCCGCCAGGCCGGACCTCTGCATCGCCACCACCGCCTACGGCATGCGCCGCTGGTGCGAGGCAGCGGATTCCTTCGGGATCGGCGAGCAGCTGCTGGACACCCTTGGCGCCTGCCGGATGTTCGTCCGTGGACCCAAAGCCCGCGGCGCCGTGCGCGCGGCCGGCCTTGCCGACGTCGGAATCAGCAGTGACGAAACCACCGCAACATTGGTGGACATGCTGCTCAACGAGGGCGTCCGGGGCAAGACGGTCGCCGTGCAGCTGCACGGCTACACGGACGTTCGGCAGCTGGAGCGCCTGCGGATGTCCGGCGCCACAGTCCTGACAGTCACGCCGTACCGCTGGGTAAAGCCCGACGGCGAGGACCGGCTTCCGCGGCTCATTGAGGCTGCGTGCAGCGGAAACCTGGATGTCCTCACCTTCACCAGCGCGCCCGCCGTCGATGCCCTGTGGAGCACCGCCCACGAGATGGGCGTGTACAAGCAGCTGATCGAGAGCCTGAAGACAAACGTCACCACGGCCGTGGTGGGTCCGGTCACCGCGCAGCCGCTGCTGGATGCCGGAGTAACCCCGCTGATCCCGGAGCGCTTCCGGATGGGCGCCCTTATCCGCCTGGTGTGCGAACACCTTGCCCTGAACCACGTGCGCCGCCTCGACACCCGGTCAGGCAACATCGAGCTGCGCGGCCGAAGCCTCCGCATCAACGGCCAGGTCGTGGAACTGGCGCCCGCTCCCCTGCTGCTCCTGCGGGCCTTGCTCGGGGCGGGCGGCGCCGTCCTGTCCCGTGAATCGCTGTCCGACCTGCTGGAACTGCGCGGTTCCGTCCATGCGCTGGACATGACGGTGAGCCGGCTCCGTTCGTCCCTGCCTGACGGGCGGCTGGTGGAGACCGTGGTAAAGCGCGGCTACCGGATCCGCGTCTAG
- a CDS encoding FAD-dependent oxidoreductase, which produces MSAPAPSTTTAPATRIVIAGAGPAARALVSQLDRARFTGTITVLSNRDDTPAELLELAMLPQVSVRFGQPASHIDAVNRTVATADGMEFAYDQLVIATGSAPVASPVEGAGQCLSYSTIDDAARVGEAVSQVARELGRRPLGILVGTGAAAGQAEAVLRARGVRPIRTTARPVSVIPAPSTSGFAASGVVFEDGSSMYGDLVVLAEERESRDDLAASAGLETAASGGIVISHDFRTSVPGIWALGDAAAFDGVRLGLLVAAASAAGACATQLLTAASAPVPLQAAA; this is translated from the coding sequence ATGTCCGCTCCGGCACCCTCCACCACCACCGCGCCCGCCACCCGCATCGTCATCGCCGGCGCAGGGCCGGCTGCCCGGGCACTGGTCAGCCAGCTTGACCGGGCCCGCTTCACCGGCACCATCACAGTCCTGAGCAACCGGGACGACACCCCGGCGGAACTGCTGGAGCTGGCGATGCTGCCCCAGGTTTCCGTGCGGTTCGGACAGCCGGCCAGCCACATCGACGCCGTGAACCGCACGGTGGCCACGGCGGACGGCATGGAATTCGCCTACGACCAGCTGGTCATCGCCACTGGCTCGGCGCCCGTGGCCAGCCCCGTCGAGGGAGCGGGCCAGTGCCTGAGCTACTCCACCATCGACGACGCCGCCCGCGTCGGCGAGGCCGTGAGCCAGGTGGCCAGGGAGCTGGGCCGGCGTCCGCTGGGAATCCTGGTGGGCACCGGCGCCGCGGCCGGCCAGGCGGAGGCGGTCCTCCGGGCCCGCGGCGTGCGGCCCATCCGCACCACGGCCCGGCCGGTCTCCGTGATCCCTGCCCCATCAACCTCGGGCTTTGCAGCCTCCGGCGTGGTTTTCGAGGACGGCAGCAGCATGTACGGCGACCTGGTGGTCCTGGCCGAGGAACGTGAATCCCGGGACGACCTCGCCGCCAGCGCGGGCCTGGAGACGGCGGCCTCCGGAGGGATCGTGATCAGCCATGACTTCCGGACGTCCGTGCCGGGCATCTGGGCCCTCGGAGATGCCGCAGCGTTCGACGGCGTCCGGCTGGGCCTGCTGGTGGCCGCCGCTTCCGCTGCGGGCGCCTGTGCCACCCAGCTGCTGACGGCTGCCTCCGCTCCAGTTCCGCTGCAGGCCGCCGCCTGA
- the mfd gene encoding transcription-repair coupling factor, with the protein MSLPGPSNAGHSSTGPSLDGLRRALAADQTFARVRAEAARGFEVRGQDYQISAPAGLRPLLLAEMADGVAAAAGEGHDDGRPGVVLAVTATGREAEDLTAALRAYLPADCIAEFPSWETLPHERLSPRSDTVGRRLSVLRRLAHPETSASGPLRVVVAPVRAVVQPVVAGLGELVPVTLKVGQEKPFTEVVRSLADAAYARVDMVTHRGEFAVRGGIIDVFPPTEDHPIRVEFFGDEVDQMRWFAVADQRSLSSPGLHHPTELHAPPCREILITPSVMSRAATLKAQLPAAADMLEKIAGGITVEGMESLAPVLVDSMVPFVEQLPAGSISVIIEPEKVRTRAHDLAATNEEFLEAAWSTASDGGTAPLDLSSQASAALHSASFRSLTETRTSSLDHGVSWWSITSLAQDEELLPDIDVLNLHAREPRGYQGDVAEMMDFIGSHVRDQWRIVVATEGPGPAQRLAELFHENDIPCARVDSLDHEPQAGIIEVTTAAVGRGFVLDGLKLGLLTEADLLGRTSAGSTKDMRRMPSKRRNAVDPLQLVAGDHVVHEQHGIGKFVELIQRKVAGGGDGVREYLVLEYAPSKRGAPGDRLFVPTDQLDQVTRYVGGDTPVLSKMGGADWASTKSKARKAVKEIAGELIRLYSARMASRGHAFGPDTPWQRELEEAFPYVETPDQLTTINEVKADMEREIPMDRLVSGDVGYGKTEIAVRAVFKAVQDGKQVAVLVPTTLLAQQHYETFTERFSGFPLRVKALSRFQGTKETKETVEGVKSGSVDVVIGTHRLLSKDFAFKDLGLVIVDEEQRFGVEHKEALKKMRTNVDVLAMSATPIPRTLEMSLTGIRETSTLATPPEERHPVLTYVGPYTDKQTSAAIRRELMREGQVFFVHNRVSTIERTAAKIRELVPEARVEVAHGKMSESRLEQIIVDFWEKRFDVLVCTTIIETGLDISNANTLIVDGADKYGLSQLHQLRGRVGRGRERAYAYFLYPSEKPLGEVALERLKAVATHNELGAGMQLAMKDLEIRGAGNLLGGEQSGHIQGVGFDLYIRLVGEAVADFRGEAEEKAAEMKIELPVNAHLPHDYVPGERLRLEAYRKLAAALTNEAIDEVLAELVDRYGEPPLPARNLVAVARFRVGAREAGLSDVALQGNFIKFSPAALPESKVMRLNRMYPGSQSKPALDAVLIPKPKTARIGGRDLQDAEILEWANGVIRNIFTDQPVSVSPTGS; encoded by the coding sequence ATGAGCCTTCCAGGCCCGTCCAACGCCGGCCACTCCAGCACAGGCCCGTCGCTGGACGGACTGCGCCGCGCCCTCGCCGCGGACCAGACCTTCGCACGCGTCCGCGCCGAGGCCGCCCGCGGGTTCGAGGTCCGGGGCCAGGACTACCAGATCAGCGCACCCGCCGGGCTTCGCCCGCTGCTTCTTGCCGAGATGGCGGACGGCGTGGCAGCCGCCGCAGGTGAAGGGCACGACGACGGCAGGCCGGGCGTCGTTCTTGCCGTCACCGCAACAGGCCGCGAGGCCGAGGACCTGACGGCGGCGCTGCGGGCGTACCTTCCCGCGGACTGCATAGCCGAATTCCCCAGCTGGGAAACCCTCCCGCACGAACGCCTCTCGCCGCGTTCGGACACCGTAGGCCGCCGCCTCTCCGTCCTGCGCCGCCTGGCGCATCCGGAAACCTCCGCGTCGGGTCCGCTGCGGGTGGTGGTGGCACCCGTCCGCGCCGTGGTCCAGCCGGTGGTGGCCGGCCTGGGCGAGCTGGTCCCGGTCACACTGAAAGTGGGCCAGGAGAAACCCTTCACCGAGGTGGTGCGGAGCCTCGCGGACGCCGCCTACGCCCGGGTGGACATGGTGACGCACCGCGGGGAGTTCGCCGTCCGCGGCGGCATTATCGACGTTTTCCCGCCCACCGAGGACCACCCCATCCGCGTCGAGTTCTTCGGCGACGAAGTGGACCAGATGCGCTGGTTCGCGGTAGCAGACCAGCGCTCGCTGTCCTCGCCCGGCCTGCACCACCCCACCGAACTGCATGCCCCGCCGTGCCGGGAGATCCTCATCACCCCGTCCGTAATGTCCCGGGCAGCAACCCTCAAGGCGCAGCTCCCGGCAGCCGCCGACATGCTGGAAAAGATCGCCGGCGGCATCACCGTGGAGGGCATGGAATCCCTGGCACCCGTGCTGGTGGACTCCATGGTCCCGTTCGTGGAGCAGCTGCCAGCAGGCTCCATTTCGGTCATCATTGAACCAGAGAAGGTCCGCACCCGGGCCCACGACCTCGCCGCCACCAACGAGGAATTCCTCGAGGCCGCCTGGTCCACCGCCTCGGACGGCGGGACGGCGCCGCTGGATCTCAGCTCGCAGGCAAGCGCCGCACTCCACTCCGCCAGCTTCCGTTCCCTCACGGAAACGCGCACTTCATCACTGGACCACGGGGTGTCCTGGTGGTCCATCACGTCGCTGGCGCAGGACGAGGAACTTCTCCCGGACATCGACGTCCTGAACCTGCATGCCCGGGAACCCCGCGGCTACCAGGGCGATGTGGCCGAGATGATGGACTTCATCGGCTCACATGTCCGCGACCAGTGGCGGATCGTTGTCGCCACCGAAGGCCCCGGACCTGCCCAGCGCCTGGCGGAGCTGTTCCACGAGAACGACATCCCCTGCGCCCGGGTGGACAGCCTGGACCACGAGCCCCAGGCGGGCATCATCGAGGTGACCACTGCCGCCGTCGGACGCGGTTTTGTCCTGGACGGGCTCAAGCTGGGCCTTCTCACGGAAGCCGACCTGCTGGGCAGGACCTCCGCCGGGTCCACCAAGGACATGCGACGGATGCCGTCCAAGCGGCGCAACGCCGTGGACCCGCTGCAGCTCGTGGCCGGGGACCATGTGGTCCACGAGCAGCACGGCATCGGCAAGTTCGTGGAGCTGATCCAAAGGAAGGTTGCCGGCGGCGGTGACGGGGTGCGCGAGTACCTGGTCCTCGAGTACGCGCCGTCCAAGCGCGGCGCGCCGGGGGACAGGCTCTTCGTTCCCACGGACCAGCTGGACCAGGTGACGCGCTACGTGGGCGGCGACACCCCGGTCCTGAGCAAGATGGGCGGCGCTGACTGGGCCAGCACCAAGTCCAAGGCCCGGAAAGCCGTCAAGGAGATCGCCGGCGAGCTGATCCGGCTGTACTCGGCCCGGATGGCGTCCCGCGGGCATGCCTTCGGCCCGGACACTCCTTGGCAGCGCGAGCTTGAGGAAGCCTTCCCCTACGTGGAGACGCCGGACCAGCTCACCACCATCAACGAGGTGAAGGCGGACATGGAGCGCGAGATCCCCATGGACCGGCTGGTTTCCGGGGACGTGGGCTACGGAAAGACCGAGATCGCCGTGCGCGCCGTGTTCAAGGCGGTGCAGGACGGCAAGCAGGTGGCCGTGCTGGTGCCCACCACGCTGCTGGCCCAGCAGCACTACGAGACGTTTACCGAGCGGTTCTCCGGATTCCCCTTGCGGGTCAAGGCACTGTCGCGGTTCCAGGGGACAAAGGAAACCAAGGAGACCGTGGAGGGCGTCAAGAGCGGCTCGGTGGACGTCGTCATCGGCACGCACCGGTTGCTGTCCAAGGACTTTGCCTTCAAGGACCTGGGCCTGGTGATCGTGGACGAGGAACAGCGCTTCGGCGTGGAGCACAAGGAAGCGCTCAAGAAGATGCGCACCAATGTGGACGTGCTGGCCATGAGCGCAACTCCTATCCCGCGCACCCTGGAGATGTCCCTGACGGGGATCCGCGAGACGTCCACCCTTGCCACCCCGCCGGAGGAACGGCACCCGGTCCTGACCTACGTGGGTCCCTACACGGACAAGCAGACCTCCGCGGCCATCCGCCGGGAGCTGATGCGCGAGGGCCAGGTCTTCTTCGTCCACAACCGGGTGTCCACCATCGAACGGACGGCAGCCAAGATCCGCGAGCTGGTTCCGGAGGCGCGCGTGGAGGTGGCGCACGGCAAGATGTCCGAAAGCCGCCTCGAGCAGATCATCGTGGACTTCTGGGAGAAGCGCTTTGACGTCCTGGTGTGCACCACCATCATCGAAACCGGGCTGGATATCTCCAACGCCAACACCCTGATCGTGGACGGCGCGGACAAGTACGGCCTGTCCCAGCTCCACCAGCTCCGCGGCCGCGTGGGCCGCGGCCGGGAACGCGCCTACGCCTATTTCCTCTACCCGTCCGAGAAGCCTTTGGGTGAGGTGGCGCTGGAACGGCTCAAGGCCGTGGCCACCCACAACGAGCTCGGTGCCGGCATGCAACTCGCCATGAAGGACCTGGAAATCCGCGGCGCCGGAAACCTGCTTGGCGGCGAGCAGTCCGGGCACATCCAGGGCGTGGGCTTCGACCTGTACATCCGCCTGGTGGGCGAGGCCGTGGCTGACTTCCGCGGCGAGGCCGAGGAGAAGGCCGCCGAGATGAAGATTGAACTGCCGGTCAACGCCCACCTCCCGCACGACTACGTGCCAGGGGAGCGGCTCCGCCTGGAGGCGTACCGCAAGCTGGCGGCAGCCCTCACGAATGAGGCGATCGACGAAGTCCTCGCCGAACTTGTTGACAGGTACGGCGAGCCGCCGCTGCCGGCCCGGAACCTGGTGGCCGTGGCCCGCTTCCGGGTGGGCGCCCGCGAGGCGGGGCTGTCCGATGTTGCCCTCCAGGGCAATTTCATCAAGTTCTCCCCGGCCGCCCTTCCCGAATCCAAGGTCATGCGCCTGAACCGGATGTACCCGGGATCCCAGTCCAAGCCCGCTCTTGATGCCGTGCTGATCCCCAAGCCCAAGACCGCAAGGATCGGGGGCAGGGACCTGCAGGATGCGGAAATCCTGGAATGGGCCAACGGCGTGATCCGGAACATCTTCACGGACCAACCGGTCTCTGTCTCGCCGACCGGGAGTTAG
- a CDS encoding metal-dependent hydrolase, giving the protein MGGHHAASGAAAWVAIASTGPYTLGWYPLDATGILIGGMATAGTALVCDWDHRHSTVANSLPPLSNVIAVGIENASGGHRQGTHSVLGAAFFVLLATLAGQFQLQTDWGLLSVGAGLLCMFMINIAAKALKLFPKAGFISNWIFALTMAGLVTWFAPDQWTWLPVSMLTGVVVHIVGDLVTTGGVPLLWPLVVRPPKPLRRVPLLRQVWRPNGALSLPLLGRAGSKREWLVLIPVSAYAMVGMCMAGWSIAHSHWGRAADTALAWARLWL; this is encoded by the coding sequence ATGGGAGGACACCACGCCGCGTCGGGAGCCGCGGCGTGGGTGGCTATTGCCTCGACGGGGCCGTACACGCTTGGCTGGTACCCGCTGGACGCCACGGGCATCCTGATCGGCGGGATGGCGACGGCGGGAACCGCCCTGGTGTGCGACTGGGACCACCGGCACAGCACGGTAGCGAATTCCCTGCCGCCGCTGTCCAATGTGATCGCCGTCGGGATTGAAAACGCCAGCGGCGGGCACCGCCAGGGCACGCACTCCGTCCTCGGGGCGGCCTTCTTTGTCCTTCTCGCCACCCTTGCAGGGCAATTCCAGCTGCAGACGGACTGGGGACTGCTGTCCGTCGGGGCGGGGCTGCTGTGCATGTTCATGATCAACATTGCGGCCAAGGCACTGAAGCTTTTTCCGAAGGCGGGCTTCATCAGCAACTGGATCTTCGCGCTGACCATGGCGGGCCTGGTCACCTGGTTCGCCCCGGACCAGTGGACCTGGCTCCCGGTTTCGATGCTGACCGGCGTTGTGGTCCATATCGTGGGTGACCTGGTCACCACGGGAGGCGTGCCGCTGCTGTGGCCGCTGGTGGTCAGGCCGCCCAAACCCCTGCGGCGGGTGCCGCTGCTGCGCCAGGTCTGGCGGCCCAACGGTGCGTTGTCCCTCCCGCTGCTGGGCCGGGCGGGGTCAAAACGCGAGTGGCTTGTCTTGATCCCGGTGAGCGCCTACGCCATGGTGGGGATGTGCATGGCCGGCTGGTCCATAGCGCACAGCCACTGGGGCCGCGCGGCGGACACAGCGCTGGCGTGGGCCCGGCTGTGGCTGTAG
- the cobA gene encoding uroporphyrinogen-III C-methyltransferase, whose product MQLSIDLTGREVLVTGSDYAARQAVRRYEAAGAVVYRLSTPQGASHDGPLPERPFLVAAVDDGQPGWEALLERCRTTGIPVAAEPAAGPAGHVTLVGGGPGTTELLTVAAIKALRDADVVFYDRLAPYQELPSMTSAELVDVGKKPGHHKVSQGDIEKLMVESALAGNNVVRLKGGDPYVFGRGGEEVAACVAAGVKVRVISGVTSAISVPAAAGIPVTHREVSHMFTVVSGHAPLTEKEHKHLAGLGGTIVVLMGIGTLHQLAAGLRRAGMRADMPMAVVERGYRPGQRTTIADLGTITSAAAGCSNPAVLVIGEVVRVAEANRGHAEAAADLDRLAASLLGS is encoded by the coding sequence ATGCAGCTCAGCATTGATCTGACCGGCCGGGAAGTCCTGGTCACCGGCTCCGACTACGCTGCCCGCCAGGCCGTCCGCCGCTACGAAGCGGCAGGCGCCGTCGTCTACCGCCTCAGCACCCCCCAAGGGGCAAGCCATGACGGTCCGCTGCCCGAACGCCCCTTCCTGGTGGCGGCAGTCGACGACGGACAGCCCGGCTGGGAGGCCCTGCTGGAGCGGTGCCGCACCACCGGCATTCCGGTGGCAGCCGAACCGGCAGCCGGCCCAGCTGGCCATGTCACGCTGGTGGGCGGCGGACCCGGAACCACCGAACTCCTCACGGTCGCTGCGATCAAGGCCCTGCGTGATGCCGACGTCGTCTTTTATGACCGGCTGGCCCCGTACCAGGAGCTGCCGTCCATGACCTCGGCCGAACTTGTGGACGTCGGGAAGAAGCCCGGCCACCACAAGGTGAGCCAGGGGGACATCGAGAAGCTCATGGTGGAAAGTGCCCTGGCCGGCAACAACGTGGTCCGCCTCAAGGGCGGGGACCCCTACGTGTTCGGCCGCGGCGGCGAGGAAGTTGCCGCCTGCGTCGCCGCCGGCGTCAAGGTCCGCGTCATCTCCGGGGTCACCAGCGCGATCTCCGTCCCGGCCGCCGCCGGGATCCCGGTGACCCACCGCGAAGTCAGCCACATGTTCACCGTGGTCTCCGGCCACGCGCCGCTGACCGAAAAGGAGCACAAGCACCTGGCCGGGCTGGGCGGGACCATCGTGGTGCTGATGGGCATCGGAACCCTTCACCAGCTGGCCGCTGGACTGCGCAGGGCGGGGATGCGCGCTGACATGCCCATGGCCGTCGTCGAACGCGGCTACCGCCCCGGCCAGCGCACCACCATCGCGGACCTTGGCACGATCACCTCGGCCGCTGCCGGATGCAGCAACCCTGCCGTGCTGGTCATCGGCGAGGTGGTTCGGGTGGCTGAGGCCAACCGCGGGCATGCCGAGGCCGCCGCCGACCTGGACAGGCTGGCGGCCTCGCTGCTGGGTTCATGA
- a CDS encoding SDR family oxidoreductase yields MTDPSNTARASRTVLVTGATGYIGGRLVPKLLEAGHTVKVLVRSPDKIAGVPWRDRVEVVESSLDDGDALRQALAGVDVLYYLVHSMAAGAGFEAKEQAMARTAADAAAAAGVGRIVYLGGLHPAGVELSTHMRSREAVGKVFLDSPVDAIVLQAGVVIGSGSASFEMIRHLAETLPLMPAPSWVRNRIEAIAVRDVLYYLVAAASLAGPLNRAFDVGCRQVLTYAGMMQEYAAEAGLPYRPVLALPIPAPKLAGMWVALTTPIPLSMAMPLVQSLQHDAVSDEHDIDQYIPQPDGGLTGYRTAVALALGKERDGQVETTWANAGAASDPLPSDPEWAGHKVYIDERTFHGDVEPAKVWTVIEGIGGRNGWYSLPLAWQVRGWLDKLTGGAGLLRGRRHPHTLAAGEVVDWWRVERIDRGRLLRLRAEMRAPGRAWLELSVEPDGNGSRYRQRAVFFPKGLSGRLYWLAVLPFHSLIFPAMARNITSAAREIADAERTARTP; encoded by the coding sequence ATGACCGATCCCAGCAACACCGCCCGCGCCTCCAGGACGGTCCTGGTTACCGGGGCTACCGGCTATATCGGCGGCCGGCTGGTGCCCAAGCTCCTCGAGGCCGGCCATACGGTAAAGGTCCTGGTGCGCTCACCGGACAAGATCGCCGGGGTGCCGTGGCGGGACCGGGTGGAGGTCGTGGAAAGCAGCCTCGACGACGGCGACGCCCTCCGCCAGGCGCTGGCCGGCGTCGACGTCCTGTATTACCTGGTCCACTCGATGGCAGCAGGTGCCGGCTTTGAAGCGAAAGAGCAGGCGATGGCACGCACGGCCGCGGACGCCGCAGCCGCGGCCGGCGTTGGCAGGATTGTCTACCTGGGCGGGCTCCATCCCGCAGGCGTGGAGCTGTCCACCCACATGCGGTCCAGGGAGGCAGTGGGCAAGGTGTTCCTCGACAGCCCCGTGGACGCCATCGTGCTCCAGGCAGGGGTGGTCATCGGCTCCGGATCGGCGTCCTTCGAGATGATCCGCCACCTCGCCGAAACCCTCCCCTTGATGCCGGCGCCCAGCTGGGTCCGGAACCGGATCGAGGCCATCGCCGTGCGCGATGTCCTCTACTACCTGGTCGCCGCCGCCTCGCTGGCCGGCCCGCTCAACCGTGCGTTCGACGTCGGCTGCCGGCAGGTCCTCACCTACGCCGGGATGATGCAGGAGTACGCCGCCGAGGCCGGCCTGCCCTACCGCCCGGTGCTGGCACTGCCGATCCCGGCGCCCAAGCTGGCCGGCATGTGGGTTGCCCTCACCACGCCCATCCCCTTGTCCATGGCCATGCCGCTGGTCCAGTCCCTGCAGCACGATGCCGTCTCCGACGAGCACGACATCGACCAGTACATCCCGCAGCCCGACGGCGGCCTGACCGGCTATCGCACCGCCGTCGCCCTGGCGCTCGGCAAGGAACGTGACGGACAGGTGGAAACCACCTGGGCAAACGCCGGCGCTGCGTCCGATCCCCTGCCCAGCGACCCCGAGTGGGCCGGCCACAAGGTGTACATCGATGAGCGGACGTTCCACGGCGACGTGGAGCCCGCGAAGGTGTGGACGGTCATAGAGGGGATCGGCGGCCGGAACGGCTGGTACTCCCTGCCGCTGGCATGGCAGGTGCGCGGCTGGCTGGACAAGCTGACCGGGGGCGCCGGGCTCCTCCGCGGCAGGCGGCATCCCCACACGCTTGCGGCCGGCGAGGTGGTGGACTGGTGGCGTGTTGAACGGATTGACCGCGGCAGGCTGCTGCGGCTCCGCGCGGAAATGCGCGCCCCGGGCCGCGCCTGGCTGGAACTCTCCGTGGAGCCCGACGGGAACGGCAGCCGCTACCGGCAGCGGGCTGTCTTCTTTCCTAAAGGACTCAGCGGCCGGCTGTACTGGCTGGCCGTCCTTCCGTTCCACAGCCTGATCTTTCCCGCCATGGCCAGGAACATCACCAGCGCCGCACGGGAGATCGCGGATGCGGAGCGTACGGCAAGGACACCGTAG
- a CDS encoding DUF2505 domain-containing protein — MALSATTTLPHSVDSVAAVLVNEDFQRHVSQLVGGSLESFTVDGDVAGAFSATSVRTLPTTRLPEIARKFVGEHLKVTQVENWDAPAADGSRQSNISLKIAGAPVDVTAVQRLVADAGGTRVELEGAVKSSVPFLGGKIADAAEPMVSKALNLQAKQAQAWLESH, encoded by the coding sequence ATGGCCTTGAGTGCAACCACCACCCTTCCCCACTCCGTCGACAGCGTCGCAGCTGTGCTGGTGAACGAGGATTTCCAGCGCCACGTCAGCCAGCTGGTGGGCGGCTCGCTGGAGTCATTCACCGTGGACGGAGACGTCGCCGGAGCATTCAGCGCCACGTCCGTGCGGACCCTTCCCACCACCCGCCTCCCCGAGATTGCCCGGAAATTCGTGGGCGAGCACCTCAAGGTCACCCAGGTGGAGAACTGGGACGCTCCCGCCGCGGACGGCTCACGCCAGAGCAACATCTCGCTGAAGATTGCCGGCGCCCCCGTGGACGTCACCGCCGTTCAGCGGCTGGTGGCAGACGCCGGCGGAACCCGTGTGGAGCTTGAGGGTGCCGTGAAGTCGTCCGTTCCGTTCCTCGGCGGAAAGATCGCTGATGCGGCGGAGCCGATGGTATCCAAGGCCCTGAACCTCCAGGCCAAGCAGGCGCAGGCCTGGCTGGAAAGCCACTAG
- the deoC gene encoding deoxyribose-phosphate aldolase has protein sequence MSNEATPSVQAAATGAAGSGSIASFIDHTLLKPEASEADVLKVCAEAAEYNFKSVCVNPIWVKTVKKALKGSGVLTCSVAGFPLGATPTDVKTFEARGAVLDGADEVDMVINIAAARAGDKGALVEDIASVADAVHASGAILKVIIETALLTDSQKVLACQAAVEAGADFVKTSTGFNGGGATVEDIALMRRTVGPGLGVKASGGVRSLADAQAMIAAGATRIGASSGIAIVKGEQGSSGY, from the coding sequence ATGAGCAACGAAGCCACCCCTTCCGTTCAGGCTGCAGCCACTGGCGCCGCAGGCTCCGGCAGCATAGCGTCCTTCATCGACCACACGCTGCTGAAGCCGGAGGCCAGCGAGGCTGACGTCCTCAAGGTCTGCGCGGAAGCAGCCGAGTACAACTTCAAGTCCGTATGCGTCAACCCCATCTGGGTCAAGACCGTGAAGAAGGCCCTCAAGGGATCCGGCGTCCTGACCTGCTCGGTGGCAGGGTTCCCGCTGGGCGCCACCCCCACCGACGTCAAGACCTTCGAAGCCCGCGGAGCGGTGCTGGACGGGGCGGACGAAGTGGACATGGTCATCAACATCGCAGCCGCCAGGGCCGGGGACAAAGGGGCGCTTGTCGAGGACATCGCCTCGGTGGCGGATGCCGTGCACGCCAGCGGGGCCATCCTGAAAGTCATCATCGAAACCGCGCTCCTCACCGACAGCCAGAAAGTCCTCGCCTGCCAAGCAGCAGTGGAGGCAGGCGCAGACTTCGTGAAGACCTCAACGGGGTTCAATGGCGGCGGCGCAACGGTGGAGGACATCGCACTGATGCGCAGGACTGTGGGGCCCGGCCTGGGGGTCAAGGCCTCCGGCGGGGTGCGGTCCCTTGCAGACGCGCAGGCTATGATTGCAGCAGGTGCAACACGTATTGGTGCCAGCTCCGGAATTGCCATCGTCAAGGGTGAACAGGGTTCATCCGGCTACTGA
- a CDS encoding SCO4848 family membrane protein — MELPVFASLVLIIAGVWSLVVWPQFLRRVMKDPRARDSAGKATKFLTVHVVLVGVSMVLGAATAVIGIMALAG; from the coding sequence ATGGAGCTGCCCGTCTTCGCTTCACTGGTCCTGATCATTGCTGGAGTATGGTCCCTTGTGGTCTGGCCCCAGTTCCTGCGCCGGGTCATGAAGGATCCGCGCGCCAGGGACTCCGCCGGCAAGGCCACAAAGTTCCTCACCGTCCATGTGGTGCTGGTGGGCGTCTCCATGGTGCTTGGCGCGGCCACTGCCGTTATCGGCATCATGGCGCTGGCCGGCTAA